From Enoplosus armatus isolate fEnoArm2 chromosome 23, fEnoArm2.hap1, whole genome shotgun sequence, a single genomic window includes:
- the mfap3l gene encoding microfibrillar-associated protein 3-like — MHWAGGFVFLALASLIASHTAGALSTDTDGNHTESGNVTDSGFVPVVFTKVSQIIAREGSCALIDCNVTGDPLPSVQWFNSHGDRLDTEMSGGKWWLLEDGVLNITSIEFADRGKYTCMASNVHGSSNCTVTLRVVFTNGDMGVYYMVVCLVTFTIIMALNVTRLCMMSSHLKKTEKAINEFFRTEGAEKLQKAFEIAKRIPIITSAKTLELAKVTQFKTMEFARYIEELARSIPLPPLIMNCRTFMEEILEVVGVEEMRHTFVRQAPEGCREVAGRVASIGARDVFTILQERERERGRERERERSESPAADSDNSSVHEQPQHIAIQVSVHPQLAIGNYCSIEAPPQPEAPPPSPPPSSPPPPAPLPQEEQPEVEGEEDTDQAAPEPTAANNTPPCQVFYESHV; from the exons ATGCACTGGGCCggtggatttgtttttctggcCCTGGCGTCCCTTATCGCCTCTCACACCGCCGGGGCCTTATCCACAGACACAGATGGAAACCATACGGAGAGCGGCAATGTGACAGACAGCGGATTTGTCCCAGTTGTGTTCACAAAAGTGAGCCAGATAATTGCCCGGGAGGGTAGCTGCGCGCTGATTGATTGCAATGTCACCGGAGACCCGCTCCCCAGCGTTCAGTGGTTCAACTCCCATGGAGACCGCCTGGACACAGAGATGAGTG GTGGGAAGTGGTGGCTGCTGGAAGATGGCGTCCTCAACATCACCAGCATCGAGTTCGCAGACCGTGGAAAGTACACCTGCATGGCATCCAACGTCCACGGCAGCTCCAACTGCACAGTGACGCTGCGTGTGGTCTTCACTAATGGAGACATGGGCGTGTACTACATGGTGGTATGTTTGGTCACCTTCACCATCATCATGGCTCTGAACGTCACACGCCTCTGCATGATGAGCAGCCACCTGAAGAAGACGGAGAAAGCCATCAACGAATTCTTCCGCACCGAGGGCGCCGAGAAGCTGCAGAAGGCCTTTGAGATCGCCAAGCGAATTCCAATCATCACCTCGGCCAAGACGCTGGAGCTGGCCAAGGTGACGCAGTTCAAGACCATGGAGTTTGCGCGGTACATCGAGGAGTTGGCTCGCAGCATCCCGCTGCCGCCACTCATCATGAACTGCCGCACCTTCATGGAAGAGAtcctggaggtggtgggggtggaggagatGAGGCACACCTTCGTCAGACAAGCGCCGGAGGGATGCCGCGAGGTAGCGGGCAGGGTCGCCTCCATCGGGGCGAGAGATGTCTTCACCATcctgcaggagagggagagagagcgagggcgggagagggagagggagcgcAGCGAATCCCCCGCCGCCGACTCAGACAACTCCTCAGTTCACGAGCAGCCGCAGCACATCGCCATCCAGGTGTCGGTCCACCCGCAGCTCGCCATTGGCAATTACTGCAGCATCGAAGCTCCACCTCAGCCAGAGGCACCACCCCCCTcgcctcccccctcctctcccccaccgCCCGCTCCTCTTCCACAGGAGGAGCAGCCTGAGGTGGAGGGCGAGGAAGACACCGACCAGGCTGCGCCTGAACCGACAGCCGCAAATAACACCCCCCCCTGCCAGGTGTTTTACGAGAGCCATGTGTGa